Below is a genomic region from Penaeus monodon isolate SGIC_2016 chromosome 33, NSTDA_Pmon_1, whole genome shotgun sequence.
NNNNNNNNNNNNNNNNNNNNNNNNNNNNNNNNNNNNNNNNNNNNNNNNNNNNNNNNNNNNNNNNNNNNNNNNNNNNNNNNNNNNNNNNNNNNNNNNNNNNNNNNNNNNNNNNNNNNNNNNNNNNNNNNNNNNNNNNNNNNNNNNNNNNNNNNNNNNNNNNNNNNNNNNNNNNNNNNNNNNNNNNNNNNNNNNNNNNNNNNNNNNNNNNNNNNNNNNNNNNNNNNNNNNNNNNNNNNNNNNNNNNNNNNNNNNNNNNNNNNNNNNNNNNNNNNNNNNNNNNNNNNNNNNNNNNNNNNNNNNNNNNNNNNNNNNNNNNNNNNNNNNNNNNNNNNNNNNNNNNNNNNNNNNNNNNNNNNNNNNNNNNNNNNNNNNNNNNNNNNNNNNNNNNNNNNNNNNNNNNNNNNNNNNNNNNNNNNNNNNNNNNNNNNNNNNNNNNNNNNNNNNNNNNNNNNNNNNNNNNNNNNNNNNNNNNNNNNNNNNNNNNNNNNNNNNNNNNNNNNNNNNNNNNNNNNNNNNNNNNNNNNNNNNNNNNNNNNNNNNNNNNNNNNNNNNNNNNNNNNNNTTGCAGCAGAGTTACTACAGCGATTGTTGAATGTGTTNNNNNNNNNNNNNNNNNNNNNNNNNNNNNNNNNNNNNNNNNNNNNNNNNNNNNNNNNNNNNNNNNNNNNNNNNNNNNNNNNNNNNNNNNNNNNNNNNNNNNNNNNNNNNNNNNNNNNNNNNNNNNNNNNNNNNNNNNNNNNNNNNNNNNNNNNNNNNNNNNNNNNNNGNNNNNNNNNNNNNNNNNNNNNNNNNNNNNNNNNNNNNNNNNNNNNNNNNNNNNNNNNNNNNNNNNNNNNNNNNNNNNNNNNNNNNNNNNNNNNNNNNNNNNNNNNNNNNNNNNNNNNNNNNNNNNNNNNNNNNNNNNNNNNNNNNNNNNNNNNNNNNNNNNNNNNNNNNNNNNNNNNNNNNNNNNNNNNNNNNNNNNNNNNNNNNNNNNNNNNNNNNNNNNNNNNNNNNNNNNNNNNNNNNNNNNNNNNNNNNNNNNNNNNNNNNNNNNNNNNNNNNNNNNNNNNNNNNNNNNNNNNNNNNNNNNNNNNNNNNNNNNNNNNNNNNNNNNNNNNNNNNNNNNNNNNNNNNNNNNNNNNNNNNNNNNNNNNNNNNNNNNNNNNNNTATGNNNNNNNNNNNNNNNNNNNNNNNNNNNNNNNNNNNNNNNNNNNNNNNNNNNNNNNNNNNNNNNNNNNNNNNNNNNNNNNNNNNNNNNNNNNNNNNNNNNNNNNNNNNNNNNNNNNAACACATTCAACAATCGCTGTAGTAACNNNNNNNNNNNNNNNNNNNNNNNNNNNNNNNNNNNNNNNNNNNNNNNNNNNNNNNNNNNNNNNNNNNNNNNNNNNNNNNNNNNNNNNNNNNNNNNNNNNNNNNNNNNNNNNNNNNNNNNNNNNNNNNNNNNNNNNNNNNNNNNNNNNNNNNNNNNNNNNNNNNNNNNNNNNNNNNNNNNNNNNNNNNNNNNNNNNNNNNNNNNNNNNNNNNNNNNNNNNNNNNNNNNNNNNNNNNNNNNNNNNNNNNNNNNNNNNNNNNNNNNNNNNNNNNNNNNNNNNNNNNNNNCTTCTNNNNNNNNNNNNNNNNNNNNNNNNNNNNNNNNNNNNNNNNNNNNNNNNNNNNNNNNNNNNNNNNNNNNNNNNNNNNNNNNNNNNNNNNNNNNNNNNNNNNNNNNNNNNNNNNNNNNNNNNNNNNNNNNNNNNNNNNNNNNNNNNNNNNNNNNNNNNNNNNNNNNNNNNNNNNNNNNNNNNNNNNNNNNNNNNNNNNNNNNNNNNNNNNNNNNNNNNNNNNNNNNNNNNNNNNNNNNNNNNNNNNNNNNNNNNNNNNNNNNNNNNNNNNNNNNNNNNNNNNNNNNNNNNNNNNNNNNNNNNNNNNNNNNNNNNNNNNNNNNNNNNNNNNNNNNNNNNNNNNNNNNNNNNNNNNNNNNNNNNNNNNNNNNNNNNNNNNNNNNNNNNNNNNNNNNNNNNNNNNNNNNNNNNNNNNNNNNNNNNNNNNNNNNNNNNNNNNNNNNNNNNNNNNNNNNNNNNNNNNNNNNNNNNNNNNNNNNNNNNNNNNNNNNNNNNNNNNNNNNNNNNNNNNNNNNNNNNNNNNNNNNNNNNNNNNNNNNNNNNNNNNNNNNNNNNNNNNNNNNNNNNNNNNNNNNNNNNNNNNNNNNNNNNNNNNNNNNNNNNNNNNNNNNNNNNNNNNNNNNNNNNNNNNNNNNNNNNNNNNNNNNNNNNNNNNNNNNNNNNNNNNNNNNNNNNNNNNNNNNNNNNNNNNNNNNNNNNNNNNNNNNNNNNNNNNNNNNNNNNNNNNNNNNNNNNNNNNNNNNNNNNNNNNNNNNNNNNNNNNNNNNNNNNNNNNNNNNNNNNNNNNNNNNNNNNNNNNNNNNNNNNNNNNNNNNNNNNNNNNNNNNNNNNNNNNNNNNNNNNNNNNNNNNNNNNNNNNNNNNNNNNNNNNNNNNNNNNNNNNNNNNNNNNNNNNNNNNNNNNNNNNNNNNNNNNNNNNNNNNNNNNNNNNNNNNNNNNNNNNNNNNNNNNNNNNNNNNNNNNNNNNNNNNNNNNNNNNNNNNNNNNNNNNNNNNNNNNNNNNNNNNNNNNNNNNNNNNNNNNNNNNNNNNNNNNNNNNNNNNNNNNNNNNNNNNNNNNNNNNNNNNNNNNNNNNNNNNNNNNNNNNNNNNNNNNNNNNNNNNNNNNNNNNNNNNNNNNNNNNNNNNNNNNNNNNNNNNNNNNNNNNNNNNNNNNNNNNNNNNNNNNNNNNNNNNNNNNaagatacaacatgaaaactatattagtatcatcatgtaTAGAATGATAGTTAAAAAGACAGNNNNNNNNNNNNNNNNNNNNNNNNNNNNNNNNNNNNNNNNNNNNNNNNNNNNNNNNNNNNNNNNNNNNNNNNNNNNNNNNNNNNNNNNNNNNNNNNNCTTGGAAAAATAATGTTATTGGGAAATTAGTTTTGCATTCTGATtagttttatatgatatataacaattatatgaNNNNNNNNNNNNNNNNNNNNNNNNNNNNNNNNNNNNNNNNNNNNNNNACATATTTTCACTTAAAGAGCTATCAAactcatgaaaataaataatgattaccaAAGAAATTCATATTACAAGCACGTAAATTCATTATGATATTGAGTTTATTGTAATTTCTTTTCTTGACAGAGATACCCTGTTTAGGCTCGTTTCCTGCCATTGTTTACGATCATGGCAGAGGAGAAGTGTGAATATCCGACGGTCTCTTCGTTATTTGACCAGTTTCTCAGATTGTATGAAGAGATTGATAAATCAGATTTGCCGACGAATTCAGACGAGCTACAGGTTAGATTTTAGTGGAATGTCAAGTATAAGTACAGTTTTTTAGGGTAAGAAGGACTCGGTGATGGTACTGAGTCATACCTCTTTTAACTTATGATTTTATNNNNNNNNNNNNNNNNNNNNNNNNNNNNNNNNNNNNNNNNNNNNNNNNNNNNNNNNNNNNNNNNNNNNNNNNNNNNNNNNNNNNNNNNNNNNNNNNNNNNNNNNNNNNNNNNNNNNNNNNNNNNNNNNNNNNNNNNNNNNNNNNNNNNNNNNNNNNNNNNNNNNNNNNNNNNNNNNNNNNNNNNNNNNNNNNNNNNNNNNNNNNNNNNNNNNNNNNNNNNNNNNNNNNNNNNNNNNNNNNNNNNNNNNNNNNNNNNNNNNNNNNNNNNNNNNNNNNNNNNNNNNNNNNNNNNNNNNNNNNNNNNNNNNNNNNNNNNNNNNNNNNNNNNNNNNNNNNNNNNNNNNNNNNNNNNNNNNNNNNNNNNNNNNNNNNNNNNNNNNNNNNNNNNNNNNNNNNNNNNNNNNNNNNNNNNNNNNNNNNNNNNNNNNNNNNNNNNNNNNacaaattgtttattttatattgttatattgcatagttttcatgttcattatatattttttcatatgatcTTTTTAAGGAACGTTACTGTATTTCTGACATGGCTTTTTCATACATGACAAACTTATACTGACAGTCATGATATATATCTGACAACTTTTTATTTGCTTTagtatattaaatagatagatctCAGTggttgtatttattaatatattccttTCCCTtgcagaaaaagataaaagatactgTGGCTGGCTTAATAAAGACAACAGTTCTTGTCTCAGAAGTAGGGGTGTTCAGCAGCAATGAAACTTTGGAGGAACTGTCAACAAATTCCATTAAATTCCTCCTACTTCCAGTCCTCCTTGGTTCTCTAACACTGAAACGCACAAACATAGAGCGGATGGAAGTACTCCGTCTGTCAAGTATTTATTTCAGGGATTATATTACAAGGTGTAAACAGTATGGCCTCACAGATGTAGACTTACCTCCAGAGCCAAATAATGAAGatcaagaggatgaggatgatgcggagaagaagaggatggcTAGAATGCCTCCTAAAAAGGGCATGCCAACTCCACAGGTATGTTNNNNNNNNNNNNNNNNNNNNNNNNNNNNNNNNNNNNNNNNNNNNNNNNNNNNNNNNNAATTTATGTGTGACTGAAAAATAAGGTGATAATATTTGTGAATGTAGTGTGGAAAGATATAAATCAGATGAATTGAGGATGTGTGTGTCCAAAGGGGGTCTCAAACCAGTTTgcaaaaaatttgtattattagatGGNNNNNNNNNNNNNNNNNNNNNNNNNNNNNNNNNNNNNNNNNNNNNNNNNNNNNNNNNNNNNNNNNNNNNNNNNNNNNNNNNNNNATTGTAGGGTTACCACAATGACAGTTCNNNNNNNNNNNNNNNNNNNNNNNNNNNNNNNNNNNNNNNNNNNNNNNNNNNNNNNNNNNNNNNNNNNNNNNNNNNNNNNNNNNNNNNNNNNNNNNNNNNNNNNNNNNNNNNNNNNNNNNNNNNNNNNNNNNNNNNNNNNNNNNNNNNNNNNNNNNNNNNNNNNNNNNNNNNNNNNNNNNNNNNNCTTTCATCCATAACATAGGTATATACTTGTTAtagatatgttaatgataattaaatacatTCATGAGATTGGACCCCCTAAAGCAGAAAAGTATTTTTGCACAGTCAGTGAATGCAGTGACAAATACCCAGACATAAGAGATATTCCTGCCTTTATACAGATTTGAAAGAATGCAGTGTCAAGGCTCaagatattaaattatatgtctatatttttttaaggCAGTATATATTNNNNNNNNNNNNNNNNNNNNNNNNNNNNNNNNNNNNNNNNNNNNNNNNNNNNNNNNNNNNNNNNNNNNNNNNNNNNNNNNNNNNNNNNNNNNNNNNNNNNNNNNNNNNNNNNNNNNNNNNNNNNNNNNNNNNNNNNNNNNNNNNNNNNNNNNNNNNNNNNNNNNNNNNNNNNNNNNNNNNNNNNNNNNNNNNNNNNNNNNNNNNNNNAACTTCTAAATAAGTGTAAGATTACATACATTCAACAGTTAACTTCATGCTTattctacttatacttatttttagcaAATTCTTGTACTGGTTATACTAAAACCTTAACAatgcaaaagttttaaaaagttagggtgaaaaaataaaggtttcaTCTTACAGGTTAATGGAGATACAAATGAAAACTTACCAAATTTCTGACAAAGTTTGGTTTGGCGCAAGACCCCCATTGGATGTGCACACCCTCAATTGTATAACCGCGTGCAAGGCCATANNNNNNNNNNNNNNNNNNNNNNNNNNNNNNNNNNNNNNNNNNNNNNNNNNNNNNNNNNNNNNNNNNNNNNNNNNNNNNNNNNNNNNNNNNNNNNNNNNNNNNNNNNNNNNNNNNNNNNNNNNNNNNNNNNNNNNNNNNNNNNNNNNNNNNNNNNNNNNNNCAATGGCCCGACAACGTGAGGACAAGATCCGTAGATTCAAAGAAAAGAAGGCTATGGGAGAACAGTTAAATGAACTTAAAAAAGCCCTAGAGAATCCTAGTCATGACGAAGAAATTGTCAGAAATTATCACATTGCAATGGTTAAAAAATTCATCTTGGACTGGTAAATATGAAGATTTATAATTACTGTCTTTGTCGTTCTAATTNNNNNNNNNNNNNNNNNNNNNNNNNNNNNNNNNNNNNNNNNNNNNNNNNNNNNNNNNNNNNNNNNNNCCCTGGTCTGATAAATTTAAAGATCCTATAAAGATATCAGTGACAATAAAGAGGAATATCTCATTTCACTTCTCACTCACATTAATTCATTCACCAATTCACATTTCACACAGATATAACTCTCattatatttcacattttattaATTTCCAATGTTTATTGACTTTTCTTTCATTCAGCCTTGAAGAGTTAGAGAGTGTGACAATGGAACGTAACATGTTAGCAGAGATGGCTGCTATGAGGATGAAAGGCACGCTACCTGATGCAGAAGAAGCACCAAAGCCCAAACCTCTCAAGTTAGTTTCTTAGTTTCTCATATACATTTTTGATGTGTAAGGGGAATGGATTAAAGGAACATGNNNNNNNNNNNNNNNNNNNNNNNNNNNNNNNNNNNNNNNNNNNNNNNNNNNNNNNNNNNNNNNNNNNNNNNNTTTGAATAGGCTGTTTGATAACTCCTTGCTTTTGGAAATTNNNNNNNNNNNNNNNNNNNNNNNNNNNNNNNNNNNNNNNNNNNNNNNNNNNNNNNNNNNNNNNNNNNNNNNNNNNNNNNNNNNNNNNNNNNNNNNNNNNNNNNNNNNNNNNNNNNNNNNNNNNNNNNNNNNNNNNNNNNNNNNNNNNNNNNNNNNNNNNATGCCATTNNNNNNNNNNNNNNNNNNNNNNNNNNNNNNNNNNNNNNNNNNNNNNNNNNNNNNNNNNNNNNNNNNNNNNNNNNNNNNNNNNNNNNNNNNNNNNNNNNNNNNNNNNNNNNNNNNNNNNNNataaataaactaaaatcagtGGAGATGGCATGTACtgaacccctccctctcctactcctcacACCAGTCTATGTGATGGGGGTTACACGAGGTAGGTGTTTTGGCAAGGAAAGGTCTGCAAGGAGGGTATTGGTGTGATGTCTAGGCTTACAGAGCATCATATTGTATGAATTTGCTACGTCATTGTCACTCTGTGTTTGGGATTTCATATTACATAATGGATGGATAATATTAATCCAATGGATTTGNNNNNNNNNNNNNNNNNNNNNNNNNNNNNNNNNNNNNNNNNNNNNNNNNNNNNNNNNNNNNNNNNNNNNNNNNNNNNNNNNNNNNNNNNNNNNNNNNNNNNNNNNNNNNNNNNNNNNNNNNNNNNNNNNNNNNNNNNNNNNNNNNNNNNNNNNNNNNNNNNNNNNNNNNNNNNNNNNNNNNNNNNNNNNNNNNNNNNNNNNNNNNNNNNNNNNNNNNNNNNNNNNNNNNNNNNNNNNNNNNNNNNNNNNNNNNNNNNNNNNNNNNNNNNNNNNNNNNNNNNNNNNNNNNNNNNNNNNNNNNNNNNNNNNNNNNNNNNNNNNNNNNNNNNNNNNNNNNNNNNNNNNNNNNNNNNNNNNNNNNNNNNNNNNNNNNNNNNNNNNNNNNNNNNNNNNNNNNNNNNNNNNNNNNNNNNNNNNNNNNNNNNNNNNNNNNNNNNNNNNNNNNNNNNNNNNNNNNNNNNNNNNNNNNNNNNNNNNNNNNNNNNNNNNNNNNNNNNNNNNNNNNNNNNNNNNNNNNNNNNNNNNNNNNNNNNNNNNNNNNNNNNNNNNNNNNNNNNNNNNNNNNNNNNNNNNNNNNNNNNNNNNNNNNNNNNNNNNNNNNNNNNNNNNNNNNNNNNNNNNNNNNNNNNNNNNNNNNNNNNNNNNNNNNNNNNNNNNNNNNNNNNNNNaatatcagtactattatttttagtaaaaaatgtTACANNNNNNNNNNNNNNNNNNNNNNNNNNNNNNNNNNNNNNNNNNNNNNNNNNNNNNNNNNNNNNNNNNNNNNNNNNNNNNNNNNNNNNNNNNNNNNNNNNNNNNNNNNNNNNNNNNNNNNNNNNNNNNNNNNNNNNNNNNNNNNNNNNNNNNNNNNNNNNNNNNNNNNNNNNNNNNNNNNNNNNNNNNNNNNNNNNNNNNNNNNNNNNNNNNNNNNNNNNNNNNNNNNNNNNNNNNNNNNNNNNNNNNNNNNNNNNNNNNNNNNNNNNNNNNNNNNNNNNNNNNNNNNNNNNNNNNNNNNNNNNNNNNNNNNNNNNNNNNNNNNNNNNNNNNNNNNNNNNNNNNNNNNNNNNNNNNNNNNNNNNNNNNNNNNNNNNNNNNNNNNNNNNNNNNNNNNNNNNNNNNNNNNNNNNNNNNNNNNNNNNNNNNNNNNNNNNNNNNNNNNNNNNNNNNNNNNNNNNNNNNNNNNNNNNNNNNNNNNNNNNNNNNNNNNNNNNNNNNNNNNNNNNNNNNNNNNNNNNNNNNNNNNNNNNNNNNNNNNNNNNNNNNNNNNNNNNNNNNNNNNNNNNNNNNNNNNNNNNNNNNNNNNNNNNNNNNNNNNNNNNNNNNNNNNNNNNNNNNNNNNNNNNNNNNNNNNNNNNNNNNNNNNNNNNNNNNNNNNNNNNNNNNNNNNNNNNNNNNNNNNNNNNNNNNNNNNNNNNNNNNNNNNNNNNNNNNNNNNNNNNNNNNNNNNNNNNNNNNNNNNNNNNNNNNNNNNNNNNNNNNNNNNNNNNNNNNNNNNNNNNNNNNNNNNNNNNNNNNNNNNNNNNNNNNNNNNNNNNNNNNNNNNNNNNNNNNNNNNNNNNNNNNNNNNNNNNNNNNNNNNNNNNNNNNNNNNNNNNNNNNNNNNNNNNNNNNNNNNNNNNNNNNNNNNNNNNNNNNNNNNNNNNNNNNNNNNNNNNNNNNNNNNNNNNNNNNNNNNNNNNNNNNNNNNNNNNNNNNNNNNNNNNNNNNNNNNNNNNNNNNNNNNNNNNNNNNNNNNNNNNNNNNNNNNNNNNNNNNNNNNNNNNNNNNNNNNNNNNNNNNNNNNNNNNNNNNNNNNNNNNNNNNNNNNNNNNNNNNNNNNNNNNNNNNNNNNNNNNNNNNNNNNNNNNNNNNNNNNNNNNNNNNNNNNNNNNNNNNNNNNNNNNNNNNNNNNNNNNNNNNNNNNNNNNNNNNNNNNNNNNNNNNNNNNNNNNNNNNNNNNNNNNNNNNNNNNNNNNNNNNNNNNNNNNNNNNNNNNNNNNNNNNNNNNNNNNNNNNNNNNNNNNNNNNNNNNNNNNNNNNNNNNNNNNNNNNNNNNNNNNNNNNNNNNNNNNNNNNNNNNNNNNNNNNNNNNNNNNNNNNNNNNNNNNNNNNNNNNNNNNNNNNNNNNNNNNNNNNNNNNNNNNNNNNNNNNNNNNNNNNNNNNNNNNNNNNNNNNNNNNNNNNNNNNNNNNNNNNNNNNNNNNNNNNNNNNNNNNNNNNNNNNNNNNNNNNNNNNNNNNNNNNNNNNNNNNNNNNNNNNNNNNNNNNNNNNNNNNNNNNNNNNNNNNNNNNNNNNNNNNNNNNNNNNNNNNNNNNNNNNNNNNNNNNNNNNNNNNNNNNNNNNNNNNNNNNNNNNNNNNNNNNNNNNNNNNNNNNNNNNNNNNNNNNNNNNNNNNNNNNNNNNNNNNNNNNNNNNNNNNNNNNNNNNNNNNNNNNNNNNNNNNNNNNNNNNNNNNNNNNNNNNNNNNNNNNNNNNNNNNNNNNNNNNNNNNNNNNNNNNNNNNNNNNNNNNNNNNNNNNNNNNNNNNNNNNNNNNNNNNNNNNNNNNNNNNNNNNNNNNNNNNNNNNNNNNNNNNNNNNNNNNNNNNNNNNNNNNNNNNNNNNNNNNNNNNNNNNNNNNNNNNNNNNNNNNNNNNNNNNNNNTACTTGTATTAGAACTGTTTCCATCAATGACTGATTGTCANNNNNNNNNNNNNNNNNNNNNNNNNNNNNNNNNNNNNNNNNNNNNNNNNNNNNNNNNNNNNNNNNNNNNNNNNNNNNNNNNNNNNNNNNNNNNNNNNNNNNNNNNNNNNNNNNNNNNNNNNNNNNNNNNNNNNNNNNNNNNNNNNNNNNNNNNNNNNNNNNNNNNNNNNNNNNNNNNNNNNNNNNNNNNNNNGCTGTTGGGAGGACAATAAGGATCTTTCACTCTTATCTTTTCCTGTATTTATATGGGTTGATGNNNNNNNNNNNNNNNNNNNNNNNNNNNNNNNNNNNNNNNNNNNNNNNNNNNNNNNNNNNNNNNNNNNtttttttttttttttgggggggggggggggNNNNNNNNNNNNNNNNNNNNNNNNNNNNNNNNNNNNNNNNNNNNNNNNNNNNNNNNNNNNNNNNNNNNNNNNNNNNNNNNNNNNNNNNNNNNNNNNNNNNNNNNNNNNNNNNNNNNNNNNNNNNNNNNNNNNNNNNNNNNNNNNNNNNNNGCAGAATANNNNNNNNNNNNNNNNNNNNNNNNNNNNNNNNNNNNNNNNNNNNNNNNNNNNNNNNNNNNNNNNNNNNNNNNNNNNNNNNNNNNNNNNNNNNNNNNNNNNNNNNNNNNNNNNNNNNNNNNNNNNNNNNNNNNNNNNNNNNNNNNNNNNNNNNNNNNNNNNNNNNNNNNNNNNNNNNNNNNNNNNNNNNNNNNNNNNNNNNNNNNNNNNNNNNNNNNNNNNNNNNNNNNNNNNNNNNNNNNNNNNNNNNNNNNNNNNNNNNNNNNNNNNNNNNNNNNNNNNNNNNNNNNNNNNNNNNNNNNNNNNNNNNNNNNNNNNNNNNNNNNNNNNNNNNNNNNNNNNNNNNNNNNNNNNNNNNNNNNNNNNNNNNNNNNNNNNNNNNNNNNNNNNNNNNNNNNNNNNNNNNNNNNNNNNNNNNNNNNNNNNNNNNNNNNNNNNNNNNNNNNNNNNNNNNNNNNNNNNNNNNNNNNNNNNNNNNNNNNNNNNNNNNNNNNNNNNNNNNNNNNNNNNNNNNNNNNNNNNNNNNNNNNNNNNNNNNNNNNNNNNNNNNNNNNNNNNNNNNNNNNNNNNNNNNNNNNNNNNNNNNNNNNNNNNNNNNNNNNNNNNNNNNNNNNNNNNNGAACAAGAGGAAACTTTGGGGtttgggaggagggaatggaaagtGGTGGCAGCAAGTTACATGTTGCTTTGTGCACTNNNNNNNNNNNNNNNNNNNNNNNNNNNNNNNNNNNNNNNNNNNNNNNNNNNNNNNNNNNNNNNNNNNNNNNNNNNNNNNNNNNNNNNNNNNNNNNNNNNNNNNNNNNNNNNNNNNNNNNNNNNNNNNNNNNNNNNNNNNNNNNNNNNNNNNNNNNNNNNNNNNNNNNNNNNNNNNNNNNNNNNNNNNNNNNNNNNNNNNNNNNNNNNNNNNNNNNNNNNNNNNNNNNNNNNNNNNNNNNNNNNNNNNNNNNNNNNNNNNNNNNNNNNNNNNNNNNNNNNNNNNNNNNNNNNNNNNNNNNNNNNNNNNNNNNNNNNNNNNNNNNNNNNNNNNNNNNNNNNNNNNNNNNNNNNNNNNNNNNNNNNNNNNNNNNNNNNNNNNNNNNNNNNNNNNNNNNNNNNNNNNNNNNNNNNNNNNNNNNNNNNNNNNNNNNNNNNNNNNNNNNNNNNNNNNNNNNNNNNNNNNNNNNNNNNNNNNNNGATGGtgcaaatatattgttattaatagttattctacttttttcctttctagGCCTATTCTTATAACAAGGGATGCTATGCAGAAGAATGTATTTGGTCTTGGATATCCAAGTCTACCGTCTATGACTGTAGAGGAATTTTATGACCAGAGGGTTAGAGAAGGATGGTAAGCTAAATCATATTTGGtgatatgtctctatatatctcaatTTTAATGGTTTGTTGGATAGTTTTTAGGGAGATAATGTCAAGAAAGTTtctagaaagataaagataaatataatactgatagtgaATTTGTCTGAATGAAATGGCTTAATTGTGTTTATTAATAATGGTCTCATCTTTAGTTAGGATACAGTGAAATAGCTGAATATTAATAAAGTGGTTAAAGATCATATAAAGGTTCAATTTGTATTTAAATAGTATTTTCAAGTTATTtgcattttaaattatttttcacatTAAAGATATTCTTACATTATGCATCTTGATACCAGGTTCCCAGATCCACGCAAGAACCAGAACTGCCTTCAGGATCGTGCTGCTGCTGGACCAGATATGGAAAGGGAAGCattagaaagagaagaggaagagagggaagctgCAGAAGAGCGGGATGATCCTGATAAGATTGCACATGAGCGGGAAATGGATGAGTGGCGAGACACACATAAGAGAGGCTGGGGAAACACCTACAACAGAAGTTGAGGatgttgaaattattaaaattgattACCATTGGGAAATGTTTAGTTAACTACTGAAGTGGTATTCAAAGTTGAGgagcattattattgtatatgatataaaagacATCTTTAGTCATTTGATGTAANNNNNNNNNNNNNNNNNNNNNNNNNNNNNNNNNNNNNAAATGTAATTTCTTATTGTTAAACACCTTTGTTATTAGTACATCTGATAATGTAATTTTGATTAATTGACTAAAgaaaacattatacataattttaaatggtgtacatattttcctttattacaaTTGATACTATACTGGTTCCAAGCTATTACACGAGGCATTTCATTATTTAATACCAATTAACAATTTTCTAAGTCATACtgttacatataaaaaacacaataaaaagactaagtaaagaaaataactaaataaaataagagtaaggggggattttttaaagggtttttgtacATAGCATCTTTGTTTACTTAAAGCAAGATAGCACTATACTACATTTAACACACAATGTAACAAAAACTTGNNNNNNNNNNNNNNNNNNNNNNNNNNNNNNNNNNNNNNNNNNNNNNNNNNNNNNNNNNNNNNNNNNNNNNNNNNNNNNNNNNNNNNNNNNNNNNNNNNNNNNNNNNNNNNGATTTACTACTACAATTATAGGCCTTCTAACTATTAACACAGAATATAAAATGTTTACCATTCTCTGGAATTGTTCTGCCAGATGCATCATATTGTGGAAAACATATccatgaaaacaaaatattttggtCATAGTCAGGAGAGGTTCAGAGAGAATGGATGGACCACATGGTGACATCTGAACCTATNNNNNNNNNNNNNNNNNNNNNNNNNNNNNNNNNNNNNNNNNNNNNNNNNNNNNNNNNNNNNNNNNNNNNNNNNNNNNNNNNNNNNNNNNNNNNNNNNNNNNNNNNNNNNNNNNNNNNNNNNNNNNNNNNNNNNNNNNNNNNNNNNNNNNNNNNNNNNNNNNNNNNNNNNNNNNNNNNNNNNNNNNNNNNNNNNNNNNNNNNNNNNNNNNNNNNNNNNNNNNNNNNNNNNNNNNNNNNNNNNNNNNNNNNNNNNNNNNNNNNNNNNNNNNNNNNNNNNNNNNNNNNNNNNNNNNNNNNNNNNNNNNNNNNNNNNNNNCAATTAATACAATTGTTACTGATGNNNNNNNNNNNNNNNNNNNNNNNNNNNNNNNNNNNNNNNNNNNNNNNNNNNNNNNNNNNNNNNNNNNNNNNNNNNNNNNNNNNNNNNNNNNNNNNNNNNNNNNNNNNNNNNNNNNNNNNNNNNNNNNNNNNNNNNNNNNNNNNNNNNNNNNNNNNNNNNNNNNNNNNNNNNNNNNNNNNNNNNNNNNNNNNNNNNNNNNNNNNNNNNNNNNNNNNNNNNNNNNNNNNNNNNNNNNNNNNNNNNNNNNNNNNNNNNNNNNNNNNNNNNNNNNNNNNNNNNNNNNNNNNNNNNNNNNNNNNNNNNNNNNNNNNNNNNNNNNNNNNNNNNNNNNNNNNNNNNNNNNNNNNNNNNNNNNNNNNNNNNNNNNNNNNNNNNNNNNNNNNNNNNNNNNNNNNNNNNNNNNNNNNNNNNNNNNNNNNNNNNNNNNNNNNNNNNNNNNNNNNNNNNNNNNNNNNNNNNNNNNNNNNNNNNNNNNNNNNNNNNNNNNNNNNNNNNNNNNN
It encodes:
- the LOC119594207 gene encoding immunoglobulin-binding protein 1-like (The sequence of the model RefSeq protein was modified relative to this genomic sequence to represent the inferred CDS: added 10 bases not found in genome assembly) — translated: MAEEKCEYPTVSSLFDQFLRLYEEIDKSDLPTNSDELQKKIKDTVAGLIKTTVLVSEVGVFSSNETLEELSTNSIKFLLLPVLLGSLTLKRTNIERMEVLRLSSIYFRDYITRCKQYGLTDVDLPPEPNNEDQEDEDDAEKKRMARMPPKKGMPTPQELEAMARQREDKIRRFKEKKAMGEQLNELKKALENPSHDEEIVRNYHIAMVKKFILDCLEELESVTMERNMLAEMAAMRMKGTLPDAEEAPKPKPLKPILITRDAMQKNVFGLGYPSLPSMTVEEFYDQRVREGWFPDPRKNQNCLQDRAAAGPDMEREALEREEEEREAAEERDDPDKIAHEREMDEWRDTHKRGWGNTYNRS